CGTCGAAGCGCTCGACGATGCCGAAGTCGTGATGGTGGACGCGCGCTGAGCGAATGTCAGGCCGCGCTGGCGAGCCTCGTCTGAGCGCTCACCAGCCGGTCCATCAGCTTGAGATCCTTCGCCCCGAGCTGCAGCGCGGCATCGGCCCATAGTTCTGTGATGCGGGTCAACTCTTCCAGCTCGAGACCCCAGGCGAGTTTCATCGCCCGACGCGAATTGACCAGCCCGGCATGCTTGCGCTGCGATTTGCGGATGAACTCCCGCGTCGCTTCCAAGCCTTCTCCATCTTCGGCGAGGTAGTGAACGATTCCGAGATCGTACATCTGTTCGGCCGTGTAGCTCGCATGCGACACGATCAGACGGTCGGCCATGGCGCCGCCCAGCTTGCGGCTCAGCAGCGAATGCGCGCCCATCCCGGGGAACAGGCCGAACATCATCTCGGGCAGGCCGAAGCTCGCGCTGCGCTCGGCGACGATGTAGTCGAAGCTCAGCAGCGCCTCGAACCCGCCACCCAGCGCATCGCCCTGCACCATGCCGACTGTCACGATCGGAAGGCCGAGCGAGTTGATGTTGCGGTGAAGGATCTGACAGCAGCGATGGCCGTAAGCGACCAGGCTGGCGCGATCGCGTGCCTCGATCAAACGGCGGAAGAGATCGAGATCGCCGCCGAAACAGAACACGCCCGGCGCGCGGCTTCCCAAGACGAGGAAATCGAGCGGCGCCTTGTTCGGCCCGAAGCCGGTTTCGATGAGGCGTTGCCAGTTTACGAAATCGCGCAGCATCGCCGGATTGAAGCTCGGCCGCCC
The genomic region above belongs to Qipengyuania spongiae and contains:
- a CDS encoding crotonase/enoyl-CoA hydratase family protein, with protein sequence MEQVRIASGYQAEEGATQNRAIGLTDQAELYVESANRSSIPEDLFRMEQLDVLYDGDFRTLWTFMRPTGRPSFNPAMLRDFVNWQRLIETGFGPNKAPLDFLVLGSRAPGVFCFGGDLDLFRRLIEARDRASLVAYGHRCCQILHRNINSLGLPIVTVGMVQGDALGGGFEALLSFDYIVAERSASFGLPEMMFGLFPGMGAHSLLSRKLGGAMADRLIVSHASYTAEQMYDLGIVHYLAEDGEGLEATREFIRKSQRKHAGLVNSRRAMKLAWGLELEELTRITELWADAALQLGAKDLKLMDRLVSAQTRLASAA